A genome region from Tachyglossus aculeatus isolate mTacAcu1 chromosome 1, mTacAcu1.pri, whole genome shotgun sequence includes the following:
- the CHRND gene encoding acetylcholine receptor subunit delta: MEGLVLVLLEVLFVTGGWAMNQEKRLIQYLFEENGYNKKLRPVNNKGDSVDINLALTLSNLISLKEVDETLTTNVWIEHGWTDSRLEWNQSEFGDISVLRLPPDMLWLPEIVLENNNDGSFQISYACNVLVYPNGYVYWLPPAIFRSSCPISVTYFPFDWQNCSLKFSSLMYTAKEITLHLKQEEDKEAKRFYPVEWIIIDPEGFTENGEWEIVHRPARKNIDPRAPLDSTGRQDITFYLIIRRKPLFYVINILVPCVLISFMINLVFYLPADSGEKTSLAISVLLAQSVFLLLISKRLPATSHAIPLIGKFLLFGMVLVTMVVVICVIVLNIHFRTPNTHVLSEGLKKLFLETLPRLLHMSQPAEEEQGPGGIQVRRTSSLGYIVKAEEYFTLKSRSDLMFEKQSERHGLTSRITPARKLPVGSEEAQQQLYGEMKPALDGANFIVMHMRDKNDYNEEKDSWNRVARTADRLCLFVVTPIMVLGAAWIFLQGAYNQPPSQPFPGDPFSYLEKDKRLI; encoded by the exons ATGGAAGGGTTGGTGTTGGTGCTGTTGGAGGTTCTGTTTGTCACAG GCGGATGGGCCATGAACCAGGAGAAGCGACTGATCCAGTACTTGTTCGAGGAGAACGGTTACAATAAGAAGCTGCGGCCCGTGAACAACAAAGGGGACAGCGTTGATATCAACTTGGCCCTGACTCTCTCCAACCTCATCTCGCTG AAAGAAGTCGACGAGACCCTCACCACCAACGTGTGGATCGAGCAC GGCTGGACGGACAGCCGGCTCGAGTGGAACCAGTCGGAGTTTGGGGACATCAGCGTTCTGCGCCTGCCTCCTGACATGCTGTGGCTCCCCGAGATTGTTCTGGAGAACAA CAATGATGGTTCCTTCCAGATCTCCTACGCGTGCAACGTCCTGGTCTACCCGAACGGCTACGTGTACTGGCTACCGCCTGCCATCTTCCGCTCCTCCTGTCCCATCAGCGTCACCTACTTCCCCTTTGACTGGCAGAATTGCTCCCTCAAGTTCAG CTCTCTGATGTACACAGCCAAGGAAATCACGTTGCACCTGAAGCAGGAAGAGGACAAAGAGGCTAAGCGCTTCTATCCTGTAGAGTGGATCATCATTGACCCGGAAGGTTTTACTG AAAATGGGGAGTGGGAGATTGTGCACAGGCCAGCACGGAAGAACATTGACCCCAGAGCCCCCCTGGACAGCACTGGCCGCCAAGACATCACCTTCTATCTCATAATCCGGCGCAAGCCACTCTTCTACGTCATCAACATCCTGGTGCCCTGCGTGCTCATCTCCTTCATGATCAACCTCGTGTTCTACCTGCCCGCTGACA GTGGTGAGAAGACATCGCTGGCCATCTCCGTGCTGCTGGCCCAATCTGTCTTCCTGCTGCTCATTTCCAAACGCCTGCCGGCCACTTCCCACGCCATCCCCCTCATCGGCAA GTTCCTTCTCTTCGGCATGGTTCTGGTGACCATGGTCGTGGTCATCTGTGTGATCGTGCTGAATATCCACTTCCGGACACCCAACACCCACGTGCTCTCTGAGGGACTCAAGAAG ctgttTCTGGAGACCCTCCCCCGGCTGCTCCACATGTCCCAGCCAGCGGAGGAGGAGCAAGGTCCAGGAGGGATCCAGGTGCGCCGGACCAGCTCCCTGGGCTACATCGTCAAGGCCGAAGAGTACTTCACACTCAAGTCCCGCAGTGACCTTATGTTCGAAAAACAGTCAGAGAGGCATGGGCTGACAAGCCGCATCACGCCTGCAC GTAAACTCCCAGTGGGATCAGAGGAAGCCCAGCAGCAGCTGTACGGTGAAATGAAGCCTGCCTTGGATGGAGCCAACTTCATTGTCATGCACATGAGGGACAAGAATGACTACAATGAG GAGAAGGACAGCTGGAACCGGGTGGCCCGCACAGCGGATCGGCTCTGCCTGTTCGTGGTAACACCCATAATGGTGCTGGGCGCGGCCTGGATCTTCCTACAAGGCGCCTACAAccagcccccatcccagcccttccCGGGAGACCCCTTCTCCTACTTGGAAAAAGACAAGCGCCTGATCTAG